The genomic window TTACGAATCCCGATTTCTCGCGTCCGCTCAACCACGGAAACTAGCATAATATTGGCAATACCAATTCCACCAACCACTAACGAAATTCCGGCGATCGCTACCACCATTACTGTAAATAAACCCACAATACTAGTAAAGGTACTAACAATATCAGCTTGATTAGTCAGCCGAAAATCATCAGCTTGCGGCGGATAAATGTTGTGACGCAGGCGTAAGAGATTAGTGACTTGAAACTGAGCGGCTTCTAACTGCTCCTGATTAGCGCCTTTGACTAAAATTCCACTTACAGAAACGCCTACCAGGGCATTGTTACCAACCAGTCTCTTGGACATAGTAGTTAGAGGGATGAAAATCTGGTCATCTCGATCCATCGGGCCTTGAGCGCCTTTAGGCTCCATCACTCCAATTACTTCATAAGCTTCTCCCTGAATCCGAATTCGCTCACCGATAGGATTTACACCCTTTCCAAAAAGTGTGGTTTGGACTGTGGGGCCAAGAATGGCAAGCTGTGCGGCAATATCTAGTTCTTCCTGAGTAAAATATCTCCCTTGTTGAGGGTGGGTATTTCTGACTTCTGGGTAGTTTAAATCTGTGCCATAAATGGTTGTTGAGGTGTTCTGTCCTGCATATACAACTTGGGCGCTGCGTTGGAGATAAGCAGAAACCGTCTGTGCTGATGGCGCTTGTGTAGCGATCGCCTTAGCATCTTCCCAAGTCAAGGTGCTGCTAGAACCTACTCCTTGACGGACATTCCCGCTTCTTGCAGCACCCGCTAAGATTTGGATCACATCTGTACCCAATGCTTGTATCTGTTGCTCAACCCCCTTTTGCACTCCCTGGCCGACAGAAGTAATCGCAATGACCGAAGAAATCCCAATAATCACGCCCAACATAGTTAGACCTGTGCGTAATTTGTTACTCCACAAAGTCTCTGCCGCCATTGTCAAGATTTCCAGCAACGGTACTGTGCGGGTATTCTTAGCTTTGTAAAAGCCCTTAAATATCTTAAACATAAGGTTTTATTTAAAACTCACTTTAAGGGGAACCACCGCCTTGAGAACGACCACCGGCAGAACCACCACCTGAACGATCGCCACCGCCGGCTCCTCTTCCTCCTCCTGTGCCTCCTCCTAGACCAGGAAAAACCCCTCCTCGTGGTGTTGATTGCGGACGTGACCCTGGTGGGAAACTGAGCAATACCCTTTCGTTTCCTGTCAATCCAGATTTAACTTCGGTAAAATTATTTGCGGAAACGCCAGTCTCAATGGCAGTGAACACAGGTCTGTTATTCTTTCCTGCCACAAACACACCTGTGGCATTTTCTTGGCGCACCACCGAGGCTGTTGGTACTACTAGAACATTGTCCACTTGACCGACTTGAAAATCTACTTCCGCATTCATCCCAGACCGCAGTAGTCTTTGAGGGTCTAAAAGTGATACTCTCACTTCAAAACTGGTGACGTTTTGCTCTACTATCGCTTGGGCAGCAATTTGGCTGACTTTACCTTCAAAGGTTTTTCCTGGGTAGGCATCTGCTTTAATCGAGACTTTTTGACCAAGGCGGGTTTTGGAAATATTTGTTTCCGCTAAATTTGCGACAACTTCATTTGTTGAAGCTAGAGACAAGATTGAAGAAGAAGAAGAAGAAGCTACTTCACTACTGGCTGTTGTAGGTGTCACGAAAGCGCC from Nostoc sp. UHCC 0926 includes these protein-coding regions:
- a CDS encoding ABC transporter permease; protein product: MFKIFKGFYKAKNTRTVPLLEILTMAAETLWSNKLRTGLTMLGVIIGISSVIAITSVGQGVQKGVEQQIQALGTDVIQILAGAARSGNVRQGVGSSSTLTWEDAKAIATQAPSAQTVSAYLQRSAQVVYAGQNTSTTIYGTDLNYPEVRNTHPQQGRYFTQEELDIAAQLAILGPTVQTTLFGKGVNPIGERIRIQGEAYEVIGVMEPKGAQGPMDRDDQIFIPLTTMSKRLVGNNALVGVSVSGILVKGANQEQLEAAQFQVTNLLRLRHNIYPPQADDFRLTNQADIVSTFTSIVGLFTVMVVAIAGISLVVGGIGIANIMLVSVVERTREIGIRKAVGATNSAILNQFLAEAIVISIVGGGIGMATGVLLAFVAANIFKFPFVISLLSIIAGFVLSLTVGLIAGVIPARNASKLDPITALRSD